One Vigna unguiculata cultivar IT97K-499-35 chromosome 11, ASM411807v1, whole genome shotgun sequence DNA window includes the following coding sequences:
- the LOC114168749 gene encoding uncharacterized protein LOC114168749 isoform X1, with the protein MLEDIEASKMGFGRTSTSSRSGECLEGMLSDYVGGRNKVKAQKGSSTKFVAALTCLQFFFAVYATFLLYYMGPSIDLRTKPEFTWATKIAQQWKQLMITPHVVGHYQEAASSLVMEGVLPTNPSQVCENEKIDFQQKKSNDVQMIKIKRELYDEVLNFQSKTFGTETLQELMAMKSKWDLKGPNSPKITVLLNHFKRKTLCAQLDSLLQQTLPFHHAWVLSFGSPNEASLRRIVETYNDSRISFISSSYDFKYYGRFQMALQTEADLVYVIDDDMIPGRKMLQILAHVAGTEKYKNSVLGSIGRILPFRQKDFTFPSYRKFRSKEAGLYLPDPAYDITVDKIVQVDFLSSSWFLSADLVKTLFTETPFTFSTGEDLHLSYQLQKYKNAGSFVLPVDPKDKETWGDSEHRLAYVSETTVIFKDVVQVRDDQWWKALSTGYVTQWAAMYPQKVDALFYAHSVDEVKVLAPLLEKFRSTVGKKAYIVVSGGSFCTCEDVATVLKWPTMVCKERRFKIFDLAIGSLSGVSDSEAPVIHAVYTSMKGLIKIHNPSVVITVADINPHVRKALKMASETNSNATTLVLLPRASVSQVLWMADLRSTALPNWNRMRVSVNIITQNRANSLTRLLKSLSNAYYLGDEIPITFNMDSRVDEETIRLVGSFEWPHGPKTLRRRIIQGGLIRAVSESWYPSSDDDFGLLLEDDIEVSPYYYLWIKYALMAYHYDPQVSLPELSSISLYTPKLVEVVKERPKWNATEFFKHIHPNTPYLHQLPCSWGAVFFPKHWREFYVYMNMRFTEDAKSNPVQIPKSRTNGWQASWKKFLIDMMYLRGYVSLYPNFPQQASFSTNHMEPGAHISAKDNVVKHNKQDFEVPLLKEDFRNLLPAMKMPPASKLPSLNLFNQPVSLKGLKAAGAKLGQDVLRCNNATEVVAVDQHTGLPRTCSKF; encoded by the exons AT GTTAGAGGATATTGAAGCATCTAAAATGGGTTTTGGTCGAACTTCGACCTCATCGAGAAGTGGAGAATGCTTGGAAGGGATGCTTAGTGACTATGTTGGAGGAAGAAACAAAGTGAAGGCTCAGAAAGGTTCCTCCACAAAGTTCGTTGCAGCACTCACTTGCCTTCAGTTTTTCTTTGCAGTTTATGCAACATTCCTATTGTATTACATGGGGCCTTCCATTGATTTAAGAACCAAACCAGAGTTCACATGGGCTACCAAAATTGCCCAGCAATGGAAACAACTTATGATCACACCCCACGTTGTTGGCCACTACCAAGAAGCTGCTTCTTCTCTCGTCATGGAGGGTGTTCTTCCCACAAATCCATCACAAGTGTGTGAGAATGAGAAGATAGACTTCCAGCAAAAGAAGTCCAATGATGTCCAAATGATCAAGATAAAGAGAGAGCTCTACGATGAGGTGTTGAACTTCCAAAGCAAAACCTTTGGCACTGAGACTCTTCAGGAGCTGATGGCAATGAAATCTAAATGGGACTTGAAGGGTCCAAACAGCCCAAAAATCACTGTGTTGCTGAACCACTTCAAGAGAAAGACACTCTGTGCTCAGCTTGATTCTTTGCTCCAACAGACCCTTCCTTTCCATCATGCTTGGGTTCTTTCATTTGGGAGCCCCAATGAGGCCTCGTTGAGGAGAATTGTGGAGACCTATAATGACTCAAGAATCAGCTTCATAAGCTCAAGCTATGATTTCAAGTACTATGGAAGGTTCCAAATGGCTCTTCAGACTGAAGCTGATCTTGTGTATGTTATTGATGATGACATGATTCCTGGAAGGAAGATGTTGCAGATTTTGGCGCACGTGGCTGGGACAGAAAAATACAAGAATTCTGTTTTGGGGAGTATTGGAAGGATTTTGCCTTTTAGACAGAAGGATTTCACGTTTCCAAGTTACAGAAAATTTCGATCTAAGGAGGCAGGGTTGTATTTACCCGATCCTGCTTATGATATCACAGTTGATAAAATTGTGCAGGTGGATTTTCTGTCTAGTTCATGGTTTCTCTCTGCTGATCTTGTTAAGACACTATTCACTGAGACACCTTTTACCTTCTCAACTGGTGAAGATCTGCACCTCAG CTATCAGCTTCAGAAGTACAAAAATGCTGGCTCCTTTGTTCTTCCAGTGGACCCTAAGGACAAGGAAACTTGGGGAGATAGTGAACACAGGCTTGCATATGTATCTGAAACCACAGTGATTTTCAAGGACGTAGTTCAGGTCAGAGATGATCAATGGTGGAAAGCACTTTCCACTGGCTATGTGACTCAGTGGGCTGCAATGTACCCACAAAAAGTTGATGCACTCTTCTATGCTCACTCAGTTGATGAAGTGAAAGTGCTGGCACCACTTCTTGAAAAGTTCAGGTCCACAGTTGGCAAGAAGGCCTACATTGTTGTCTCTGGAGGCAGTTTCTGCACTTGTGAAGATGTTGCAACAGTTCTCAAATGGCCTACAATGGTCTGCAAAGAACGTCGATTCAAGATTTTTGATTTGGCCATTGGATCACTTTCTGGGGTATCAGACTCAGAGGCACCAGTGATACATGCAGTGTACACCAGCATGAAGGGTTTGATCAAAATTCACAACCCCAGTGTAGTGATCACTGTTGCTGACATTAACCCTCATGTGAGAAAAGCTCTTAAGATGGCCTCAGAAACCAACTCAAATGCCACCACATTGGTTCTTTTACCCAGGGCATCAGTGTCTCAAGTTCTCTGGATGGCTGATCTGCGTTCAACAGCATTACCAA ATTGGAATCGGATGAGGGTTTCAGTGAACATCATCACCCAAAACAGAGCCAATTCACTAACAAGGCTTCTGAAATCTCTAAGCAATGCCTACTATCTTGGAGATGAAATTCCCATTACCTTCAACATGGATAGCAGGGTAGATGAGGAAACTATAAGACTAGTAGGTTCATTTGAGTGGCCTCATGGACCCAAAACCCTGAGAAGGAGAATAATCCAAGGTGGTCTCATTCGTGCTGTGAGTGAAAGCTGGTATCCATCATCAGATGATGACTTTGGTCTCCTCCTAGAAGATGACATTGAAGTTTCCCCTTACTACTACCTATGGATCAAGTATGCACTCATGGCTTACCACTATGACCCTCAAGTTTCTCTCCCTGAACTCTCCTCCATCTCCCTCTACACCCCAAAGCTTGTTGAAGTTGTCAAAGAGAGACCAAAATGGAATGCCACAGAATTCTTCAAACACATTCACCCCAACACTCCTTACCTACACCAATTACCATGCAGCTGGGGGGCAGTGTTCTTCCCCAAGCATTGGAGAGAGTTCTATGTGTACATGAACATGAGGTTCACTGAGGATGCCAAATCCAACCCTGTTCAAATTCCAAAATCTAGAACCAATGGATGGCAAGCTTCATGGAAGAAGTTCCTGATAGACATGATGTACCTCAGAGGGTATGTCAGTCTCTACCCAAATTTCCCTCAACAAGCAAGCTTTTCAACCAACCATATGGAGCCAGGAGCACATATCAGTGCAAAAGACAACGTTGTTAAGCACAACAAACAGGACTTTGAGGTGCCGCTATTGAAAGAAGACTTCAGAAACTTGTTGCCAGCAATGAAGATGCCTCCAGCATCAAAGCTTCCATCTTTAAACCTCTTCAATCAACCAGTTTCTCTGAAGGGTCTCAAAGCTGCTGGAGCTAAGCTGGGACAGGATGTGCTAAGATGCAACAATGCCACTGAGGTTGTGGCTGTTGATCAACACACGGGTCTACCTCGTACCTGCTCCAAATTCTGA
- the LOC114168667 gene encoding cytokinin riboside 5'-monophosphate phosphoribohydrolase LOG1, with protein MIEKTQCEKKGNMEGEETEMKQQSRFKRICVFCGSSPGNKSSYKDAAIELGKELVSRNIDLVYGGGSIGLMGLVSQAVYEGGRHVIGVIPKTLMPREITGETVGEVMAVADMHQRKAEMARHSDAFIALPGGYGTLEELLEVITWAQLGIHDKPVGLLNVDGYYNSLLSFIDKAVEEGFISPKARHIIVSSPSSKELVKKMEEYFPQHERVASKLSWETEQIDYSSSCDMSR; from the exons ATGATAGAGAAGACACAGTGTGAGAAAAAAGGAAACATGGAGGGTGAAGAAACTGAGATGAAACAACAATCCAGGTTCAAGAGGATTTGTGTGTTCTGCGGAAGTAGCCCTGGGAACAAGAGTAGCTATAAGGATGCTGCTATTGAGCTTGGCAAAGAGTTG GTGTCAAGAAATATTGATCTGGTTTATGGAGGAGGCAGCATTGGTTTGATGGGGCTGGTTTCCCAGGCTGTTTATGAAGGGGGTCGGCATGTAATTGG GGTTATTCCCAAGACACTGATGCCAAGAGAG ATCACTGGAGAAACTGTGGGAGAAGTGATGGCAGTAGCAGACATGCATCAAAGAAAAGCAGAGATGGCTCGCCACTCTGATGCCTTTATTGCCTTACCCG gtgGCTATGGAACACTTGAGGAGCTTCTTGAGGTCATAACATGGGCTCAGCTTGGCATCCATGATAAACCA GTGGGGTTGCTGAACGTAGATGGATACTACAATTCATTGTTGTCTTTCATTGACAAAGCTGTGGAGGAAGGGTTCATTAGCCCCAAAGCTCGCCACATAATTGTATCTTCCCCATCATCAAAAGAGCTTGTCAAAAAGATGGAG GAATATTTTCCACAGCATGAAAGAGTTGCCTCTAAGCTGAGCTGGGAAACTGAGCAGATAGATTACTCCTCAAGTTGTGACATGTCTAGGTGA
- the LOC114170721 gene encoding protein-tyrosine sulfotransferase isoform X2, producing MDPTLKLCVFFLVLLGLVSGSFAENDFGQCERVVKRWARSSLDEEMTKEDKHVLRDLLFFLHVPRTGGRTYFHCFLKKLYPSYLECPRSYDKLRFDPSKPKCRLLVTHDDYSMTTKLPRERTSVVTILRDPVDRVFSTYEFSIEVAARFLVHPNLTSATKMALRLSSKTKGVSTLDIWPWKYLVPWMREDLFARRDARYSRGQNIIESNDSYDMEDFAMPLQEYINDPVAMDVVHNGATFQVAGLTNNSYIAEAHEVRHCVQKYKTLGKYVLKVAKKRLDNMLYVGLTEEHRESATKFANVVGTQVISQLNAPNASLETTDNTERSSFSNSDPDSIEHQNSTLNREGSEVTSSEGGEATESNAQSRRRISSLKRISPVNFTKQARLQVPEEVLREIRSLNDLDLQLYEYARAIFNKQHKTSLLINEDSWDNFSTEYGLWRVVTLAITFVFLFFIFILIVNARRRTWKVKK from the exons ATGGATCCTACTCTCAAGCTCTGCGTCTTCTTCCTCGTTCTACTAGGATTAG TGAGCGGTTCTTTTGCGGAAAATGATTTTGGACAGTGCGAAAGGGTTGTTAAGAGATGGGCGCGTTCTTCGCTAGATGAGGAAATGACAAAAGAGGATAAACATGTGCTGAGGGATTTGCTGTTTTTCTTGCATGTTCCTCGAACGGGAGGGAGAACGTATTTTCACTG ttttttgaaaaagttgtaTCCCAGCTATCTAGAGTGTCCTCGCTCTTATGATAAGTTGCGCTTTGATCCAAG TAAACCAAAATGCAGGCTGTTAGTGACACATGATGACTATAGCATGACAACCAAACTTCCAAGGGAGAGAACTTCTGTTGTTACCATACTTAGAGATCCAGTTGACCGTGTATTTAGTACATATGAATTTTCAATAGAAGTAGCAGCTAGATTTTTGGTGCATCCAAACTTGACATCTGCAACAAAGATGGCTCTACGCTTAAGCTCTAAGACTAAAGGAGTAAGCACACTGGATATATGGCCGTGGAAGTATCTTGTTCCATGGATGAGAGAAGACCTATTTGCTAGg AGAGATGCCAGGTATAGTAGGGGACAGAATATCATTGAGAGCAATGATTCTTATGACATGGAAGATTTTGCGATGCCATTACAAGAATACATCAATGATCCTGTGGCTATGGATGTTGTACATAATGGAGCCACATTCCAG GTTGCAGGTTTGACAAACAATTCTTATATAGCAGAGGCACATGAAGTGCGCCATTGTGTACAGAAATACAAAACACTTGGTAAATATGTGCTAAAAGTTGCAAAG AAGAGACTGGATAATATGTTGTACGTTGGCCTTACAGAGGAACACAGAGAATCTGCAACGAAATTTGCAAATGTGGTTGGTACTCAAGTGATATCACAGCTCAACGCACCAAATGCTAGCCTGGAAACTACTGATAATACAG AAAGGAGTTCATTTTCAAATTCTGATCCTGATAGCATTGAACATCAG AATAGCACCTTGAACAGAGAAGGAAGTGAGGTTACTTCAAGTGAAGGGGGAGAAGCAACAGAATCTaat GCTCAGTCACGCCGACGTATATCTTCTTTGAAGAGGATTTCTCCAGTGAACTTTACAAAGCAG GCACGTCTTCAGGTTCCTGAAGAGGTTCTCCGTGAGATACGATCTCTTAATGACCTCGACTTGCAGCTCTACGAATATGCAAGAGCCATTTTCAATAAACAACATAAAACGTCGTTGCTGATTAATGAG GATAGTTGGGACAACTTTAGCACTGAATATGGCCTATGGAGGGTAGTTACACTTGCAATTACTTTTGTCTTCCTCtttttcatattcatactaATTGTAAACGCTAGAAGAAGAACGTGGAAAGTTAAGAAGTGA
- the LOC114170721 gene encoding protein-tyrosine sulfotransferase isoform X3 has translation MDPTLKLCVFFLVLLGLVSGSFAENDFGQCERVVKRWARSSLDEEMTKEDKHVLRDLLFFLHVPRTGGRTYFHCFLKKLYPSYLECPRSYDKLRFDPSKPKCRLLVTHDDYSMTTKLPRERTSVVTILRDPVDRVFSTYEFSIEVAARFLVHPNLTSATKMALRLSSKTKGVSTLDIWPWKYLVPWMREDLFARRDARYSRGQNIIESNDSYDMEDFAMPLQEYINDPVAMDVVHNGATFQVAGLTNNSYIAEAHEVRHCVQKYKTLGKYVLKVAKKRLDNMLYVGLTEEHRESATKFANVVGTQVISQLNAPNASLETTDNTERSSFSNSDPDSIEHQNSTLNREGSEVTSSEGGEATESNSRRRISSLKRISPVNFTKQARLQVPEEVLREIRSLNDLDLQLYEYARAIFNKQHKTSLLINEDSWDNFSTEYGLWRVVTLAITFVFLFFIFILIVNARRRTWKVKK, from the exons ATGGATCCTACTCTCAAGCTCTGCGTCTTCTTCCTCGTTCTACTAGGATTAG TGAGCGGTTCTTTTGCGGAAAATGATTTTGGACAGTGCGAAAGGGTTGTTAAGAGATGGGCGCGTTCTTCGCTAGATGAGGAAATGACAAAAGAGGATAAACATGTGCTGAGGGATTTGCTGTTTTTCTTGCATGTTCCTCGAACGGGAGGGAGAACGTATTTTCACTG ttttttgaaaaagttgtaTCCCAGCTATCTAGAGTGTCCTCGCTCTTATGATAAGTTGCGCTTTGATCCAAG TAAACCAAAATGCAGGCTGTTAGTGACACATGATGACTATAGCATGACAACCAAACTTCCAAGGGAGAGAACTTCTGTTGTTACCATACTTAGAGATCCAGTTGACCGTGTATTTAGTACATATGAATTTTCAATAGAAGTAGCAGCTAGATTTTTGGTGCATCCAAACTTGACATCTGCAACAAAGATGGCTCTACGCTTAAGCTCTAAGACTAAAGGAGTAAGCACACTGGATATATGGCCGTGGAAGTATCTTGTTCCATGGATGAGAGAAGACCTATTTGCTAGg AGAGATGCCAGGTATAGTAGGGGACAGAATATCATTGAGAGCAATGATTCTTATGACATGGAAGATTTTGCGATGCCATTACAAGAATACATCAATGATCCTGTGGCTATGGATGTTGTACATAATGGAGCCACATTCCAG GTTGCAGGTTTGACAAACAATTCTTATATAGCAGAGGCACATGAAGTGCGCCATTGTGTACAGAAATACAAAACACTTGGTAAATATGTGCTAAAAGTTGCAAAG AAGAGACTGGATAATATGTTGTACGTTGGCCTTACAGAGGAACACAGAGAATCTGCAACGAAATTTGCAAATGTGGTTGGTACTCAAGTGATATCACAGCTCAACGCACCAAATGCTAGCCTGGAAACTACTGATAATACAG AAAGGAGTTCATTTTCAAATTCTGATCCTGATAGCATTGAACATCAG AATAGCACCTTGAACAGAGAAGGAAGTGAGGTTACTTCAAGTGAAGGGGGAGAAGCAACAGAATCTaat TCACGCCGACGTATATCTTCTTTGAAGAGGATTTCTCCAGTGAACTTTACAAAGCAG GCACGTCTTCAGGTTCCTGAAGAGGTTCTCCGTGAGATACGATCTCTTAATGACCTCGACTTGCAGCTCTACGAATATGCAAGAGCCATTTTCAATAAACAACATAAAACGTCGTTGCTGATTAATGAG GATAGTTGGGACAACTTTAGCACTGAATATGGCCTATGGAGGGTAGTTACACTTGCAATTACTTTTGTCTTCCTCtttttcatattcatactaATTGTAAACGCTAGAAGAAGAACGTGGAAAGTTAAGAAGTGA
- the LOC114170721 gene encoding protein-tyrosine sulfotransferase isoform X1 encodes MDPTLKLCVFFLVLLGLVSGSFAENDFGQCERVVKRWARSSLDEEMTKEDKHVLRDLLFFLHVPRTGGRTYFHCFLKKLYPSYLECPRSYDKLRFDPSKPKCRLLVTHDDYSMTTKLPRERTSVVTILRDPVDRVFSTYEFSIEVAARFLVHPNLTSATKMALRLSSKTKGVSTLDIWPWKYLVPWMREDLFARRDARYSRGQNIIESNDSYDMEDFAMPLQEYINDPVAMDVVHNGATFQVAGLTNNSYIAEAHEVRHCVQKYKTLGKYVLKVAKKRLDNMLYVGLTEEHRESATKFANVVGTQVISQLNAPNASLETTDNTERSSFSNSDPDSIEHQNSTLNREGSEVTSSEGGEATESNMTVGELMVAYELCIGNLRKAQSRRRISSLKRISPVNFTKQARLQVPEEVLREIRSLNDLDLQLYEYARAIFNKQHKTSLLINEDSWDNFSTEYGLWRVVTLAITFVFLFFIFILIVNARRRTWKVKK; translated from the exons ATGGATCCTACTCTCAAGCTCTGCGTCTTCTTCCTCGTTCTACTAGGATTAG TGAGCGGTTCTTTTGCGGAAAATGATTTTGGACAGTGCGAAAGGGTTGTTAAGAGATGGGCGCGTTCTTCGCTAGATGAGGAAATGACAAAAGAGGATAAACATGTGCTGAGGGATTTGCTGTTTTTCTTGCATGTTCCTCGAACGGGAGGGAGAACGTATTTTCACTG ttttttgaaaaagttgtaTCCCAGCTATCTAGAGTGTCCTCGCTCTTATGATAAGTTGCGCTTTGATCCAAG TAAACCAAAATGCAGGCTGTTAGTGACACATGATGACTATAGCATGACAACCAAACTTCCAAGGGAGAGAACTTCTGTTGTTACCATACTTAGAGATCCAGTTGACCGTGTATTTAGTACATATGAATTTTCAATAGAAGTAGCAGCTAGATTTTTGGTGCATCCAAACTTGACATCTGCAACAAAGATGGCTCTACGCTTAAGCTCTAAGACTAAAGGAGTAAGCACACTGGATATATGGCCGTGGAAGTATCTTGTTCCATGGATGAGAGAAGACCTATTTGCTAGg AGAGATGCCAGGTATAGTAGGGGACAGAATATCATTGAGAGCAATGATTCTTATGACATGGAAGATTTTGCGATGCCATTACAAGAATACATCAATGATCCTGTGGCTATGGATGTTGTACATAATGGAGCCACATTCCAG GTTGCAGGTTTGACAAACAATTCTTATATAGCAGAGGCACATGAAGTGCGCCATTGTGTACAGAAATACAAAACACTTGGTAAATATGTGCTAAAAGTTGCAAAG AAGAGACTGGATAATATGTTGTACGTTGGCCTTACAGAGGAACACAGAGAATCTGCAACGAAATTTGCAAATGTGGTTGGTACTCAAGTGATATCACAGCTCAACGCACCAAATGCTAGCCTGGAAACTACTGATAATACAG AAAGGAGTTCATTTTCAAATTCTGATCCTGATAGCATTGAACATCAG AATAGCACCTTGAACAGAGAAGGAAGTGAGGTTACTTCAAGTGAAGGGGGAGAAGCAACAGAATCTaat atgaCTGTTGGAGAACTAATGGTTGCTTATGAACTCTGTATTGGCAATTTACGGAAGGCTCAGTCACGCCGACGTATATCTTCTTTGAAGAGGATTTCTCCAGTGAACTTTACAAAGCAG GCACGTCTTCAGGTTCCTGAAGAGGTTCTCCGTGAGATACGATCTCTTAATGACCTCGACTTGCAGCTCTACGAATATGCAAGAGCCATTTTCAATAAACAACATAAAACGTCGTTGCTGATTAATGAG GATAGTTGGGACAACTTTAGCACTGAATATGGCCTATGGAGGGTAGTTACACTTGCAATTACTTTTGTCTTCCTCtttttcatattcatactaATTGTAAACGCTAGAAGAAGAACGTGGAAAGTTAAGAAGTGA
- the LOC114168749 gene encoding uncharacterized protein LOC114168749 isoform X2 produces the protein MGFGRTSTSSRSGECLEGMLSDYVGGRNKVKAQKGSSTKFVAALTCLQFFFAVYATFLLYYMGPSIDLRTKPEFTWATKIAQQWKQLMITPHVVGHYQEAASSLVMEGVLPTNPSQVCENEKIDFQQKKSNDVQMIKIKRELYDEVLNFQSKTFGTETLQELMAMKSKWDLKGPNSPKITVLLNHFKRKTLCAQLDSLLQQTLPFHHAWVLSFGSPNEASLRRIVETYNDSRISFISSSYDFKYYGRFQMALQTEADLVYVIDDDMIPGRKMLQILAHVAGTEKYKNSVLGSIGRILPFRQKDFTFPSYRKFRSKEAGLYLPDPAYDITVDKIVQVDFLSSSWFLSADLVKTLFTETPFTFSTGEDLHLSYQLQKYKNAGSFVLPVDPKDKETWGDSEHRLAYVSETTVIFKDVVQVRDDQWWKALSTGYVTQWAAMYPQKVDALFYAHSVDEVKVLAPLLEKFRSTVGKKAYIVVSGGSFCTCEDVATVLKWPTMVCKERRFKIFDLAIGSLSGVSDSEAPVIHAVYTSMKGLIKIHNPSVVITVADINPHVRKALKMASETNSNATTLVLLPRASVSQVLWMADLRSTALPNWNRMRVSVNIITQNRANSLTRLLKSLSNAYYLGDEIPITFNMDSRVDEETIRLVGSFEWPHGPKTLRRRIIQGGLIRAVSESWYPSSDDDFGLLLEDDIEVSPYYYLWIKYALMAYHYDPQVSLPELSSISLYTPKLVEVVKERPKWNATEFFKHIHPNTPYLHQLPCSWGAVFFPKHWREFYVYMNMRFTEDAKSNPVQIPKSRTNGWQASWKKFLIDMMYLRGYVSLYPNFPQQASFSTNHMEPGAHISAKDNVVKHNKQDFEVPLLKEDFRNLLPAMKMPPASKLPSLNLFNQPVSLKGLKAAGAKLGQDVLRCNNATEVVAVDQHTGLPRTCSKF, from the exons ATGGGTTTTGGTCGAACTTCGACCTCATCGAGAAGTGGAGAATGCTTGGAAGGGATGCTTAGTGACTATGTTGGAGGAAGAAACAAAGTGAAGGCTCAGAAAGGTTCCTCCACAAAGTTCGTTGCAGCACTCACTTGCCTTCAGTTTTTCTTTGCAGTTTATGCAACATTCCTATTGTATTACATGGGGCCTTCCATTGATTTAAGAACCAAACCAGAGTTCACATGGGCTACCAAAATTGCCCAGCAATGGAAACAACTTATGATCACACCCCACGTTGTTGGCCACTACCAAGAAGCTGCTTCTTCTCTCGTCATGGAGGGTGTTCTTCCCACAAATCCATCACAAGTGTGTGAGAATGAGAAGATAGACTTCCAGCAAAAGAAGTCCAATGATGTCCAAATGATCAAGATAAAGAGAGAGCTCTACGATGAGGTGTTGAACTTCCAAAGCAAAACCTTTGGCACTGAGACTCTTCAGGAGCTGATGGCAATGAAATCTAAATGGGACTTGAAGGGTCCAAACAGCCCAAAAATCACTGTGTTGCTGAACCACTTCAAGAGAAAGACACTCTGTGCTCAGCTTGATTCTTTGCTCCAACAGACCCTTCCTTTCCATCATGCTTGGGTTCTTTCATTTGGGAGCCCCAATGAGGCCTCGTTGAGGAGAATTGTGGAGACCTATAATGACTCAAGAATCAGCTTCATAAGCTCAAGCTATGATTTCAAGTACTATGGAAGGTTCCAAATGGCTCTTCAGACTGAAGCTGATCTTGTGTATGTTATTGATGATGACATGATTCCTGGAAGGAAGATGTTGCAGATTTTGGCGCACGTGGCTGGGACAGAAAAATACAAGAATTCTGTTTTGGGGAGTATTGGAAGGATTTTGCCTTTTAGACAGAAGGATTTCACGTTTCCAAGTTACAGAAAATTTCGATCTAAGGAGGCAGGGTTGTATTTACCCGATCCTGCTTATGATATCACAGTTGATAAAATTGTGCAGGTGGATTTTCTGTCTAGTTCATGGTTTCTCTCTGCTGATCTTGTTAAGACACTATTCACTGAGACACCTTTTACCTTCTCAACTGGTGAAGATCTGCACCTCAG CTATCAGCTTCAGAAGTACAAAAATGCTGGCTCCTTTGTTCTTCCAGTGGACCCTAAGGACAAGGAAACTTGGGGAGATAGTGAACACAGGCTTGCATATGTATCTGAAACCACAGTGATTTTCAAGGACGTAGTTCAGGTCAGAGATGATCAATGGTGGAAAGCACTTTCCACTGGCTATGTGACTCAGTGGGCTGCAATGTACCCACAAAAAGTTGATGCACTCTTCTATGCTCACTCAGTTGATGAAGTGAAAGTGCTGGCACCACTTCTTGAAAAGTTCAGGTCCACAGTTGGCAAGAAGGCCTACATTGTTGTCTCTGGAGGCAGTTTCTGCACTTGTGAAGATGTTGCAACAGTTCTCAAATGGCCTACAATGGTCTGCAAAGAACGTCGATTCAAGATTTTTGATTTGGCCATTGGATCACTTTCTGGGGTATCAGACTCAGAGGCACCAGTGATACATGCAGTGTACACCAGCATGAAGGGTTTGATCAAAATTCACAACCCCAGTGTAGTGATCACTGTTGCTGACATTAACCCTCATGTGAGAAAAGCTCTTAAGATGGCCTCAGAAACCAACTCAAATGCCACCACATTGGTTCTTTTACCCAGGGCATCAGTGTCTCAAGTTCTCTGGATGGCTGATCTGCGTTCAACAGCATTACCAA ATTGGAATCGGATGAGGGTTTCAGTGAACATCATCACCCAAAACAGAGCCAATTCACTAACAAGGCTTCTGAAATCTCTAAGCAATGCCTACTATCTTGGAGATGAAATTCCCATTACCTTCAACATGGATAGCAGGGTAGATGAGGAAACTATAAGACTAGTAGGTTCATTTGAGTGGCCTCATGGACCCAAAACCCTGAGAAGGAGAATAATCCAAGGTGGTCTCATTCGTGCTGTGAGTGAAAGCTGGTATCCATCATCAGATGATGACTTTGGTCTCCTCCTAGAAGATGACATTGAAGTTTCCCCTTACTACTACCTATGGATCAAGTATGCACTCATGGCTTACCACTATGACCCTCAAGTTTCTCTCCCTGAACTCTCCTCCATCTCCCTCTACACCCCAAAGCTTGTTGAAGTTGTCAAAGAGAGACCAAAATGGAATGCCACAGAATTCTTCAAACACATTCACCCCAACACTCCTTACCTACACCAATTACCATGCAGCTGGGGGGCAGTGTTCTTCCCCAAGCATTGGAGAGAGTTCTATGTGTACATGAACATGAGGTTCACTGAGGATGCCAAATCCAACCCTGTTCAAATTCCAAAATCTAGAACCAATGGATGGCAAGCTTCATGGAAGAAGTTCCTGATAGACATGATGTACCTCAGAGGGTATGTCAGTCTCTACCCAAATTTCCCTCAACAAGCAAGCTTTTCAACCAACCATATGGAGCCAGGAGCACATATCAGTGCAAAAGACAACGTTGTTAAGCACAACAAACAGGACTTTGAGGTGCCGCTATTGAAAGAAGACTTCAGAAACTTGTTGCCAGCAATGAAGATGCCTCCAGCATCAAAGCTTCCATCTTTAAACCTCTTCAATCAACCAGTTTCTCTGAAGGGTCTCAAAGCTGCTGGAGCTAAGCTGGGACAGGATGTGCTAAGATGCAACAATGCCACTGAGGTTGTGGCTGTTGATCAACACACGGGTCTACCTCGTACCTGCTCCAAATTCTGA